In Gemmatimonadota bacterium, the following are encoded in one genomic region:
- a CDS encoding DUF2905 domain-containing protein has protein sequence MQRTLILIGLALLVIGLAWPWLGKLPLGRLPGDIVIDRPSFKLYLPITTMILVSALLSLLMWLFRR, from the coding sequence ATGCAACGAACCCTCATATTGATCGGTCTCGCATTGCTCGTCATCGGCCTGGCATGGCCCTGGCTGGGCAAGCTCCCACTGGGCCGCTTGCCGGGGGACATTGTCATCGACCGGCCTTCATTCAAGCTGTACCTGCCGATCACCACGATGATCCTGGTGAGCGCGCTGCTGTCTTTGCTGATGTGGCTGTTTCGCCGCTGA